The proteins below come from a single Maylandia zebra isolate NMK-2024a linkage group LG23, Mzebra_GT3a, whole genome shotgun sequence genomic window:
- the LOC143415131 gene encoding uncharacterized protein LOC143415131: MEEKLISAVANHPELYDASSYFYRDRNKKDLAWRHISEEIGQPEDICRRKWKSLRDTYNKEKRSEKEKRSGSAAGSGRRWKFFAVMGFLDPFLTPRETSGNMVRTVENFSPEDQGQPEEAAGECQSEESSYHAAESSPVASPDSPVPQLLLLHPQAHRGGELEGGRGKGPRMVHRRWSWLSWSP; this comes from the exons ATGGAGGAAAAGCTGATCAGCGCCGTGGCTAACCACCCCGAGCTATACGATGCCAGCTCCTATTtctaccgagacaggaataaaaaggacctagCTTGGAGACACATAAGTGaggagatcgggcaacctg AGGACATCTGCAGGAGAAAGTGGAAGAGCCTCAGGGACACCTATAATAAGGAGAAGAGGTcagagaaggagaagaggagtGGGTCTGCAGCAGGATCGGGGAGGAGATGGAAGTTCTTCGCGGTCATGGGGTTTCTGGACCCCTTCCTCACCCCGCGGGAGACCAGCGGTAATATGGTGCGGACCGTGGAGAACTTCTCCCCCGAGGACCAGGGACAGCCCGAAGAGGCAGCAGGGGAGTGTCAGTCAGAAG AGTCAAGTTATCATGCAGCAGAGTCATCCCCTGTTGCTTCTCCTGACTCCCCAGTCCctcagctcctgctgctgcacccacag gcccacagaggaggagagctCGAAGGCGGTCGAGGGAAGGGTCCCAGGATggtccatcggcggtggagctggctATCCTGGAGTCCCTAA